In a genomic window of Amblyomma americanum isolate KBUSLIRL-KWMA chromosome 4, ASM5285725v1, whole genome shotgun sequence:
- the LOC144129035 gene encoding iripin-1-like: MTSGIAVFACWTLLAQASSAGDVTASTNLALRLFPTLSADTSDNMLFSPFGISVLLTILSAGTKGDSLKEIESGFGSDVATIRQELQASFKELCESTPCLNSPMALANLLVVKKGLKSKLLPQFMEFIKSDGAFRTLVDELDEGLVARSNDWVRSQTNGKISKVLDSNAAEEDAKMLLLNAIHFKGDWWERFEKRLSYNGTFKNADGTDTDMKFMFKRRHFEYALDPALKTHVISLPYKDVNARFILLVPLKRAGVKTLSTLLTASEWARVMGTLRNTSVALSMPKFVVSKQYNLIKPLEQLGVKKIFSEEADLSGMLGTKDLFVSAMEQVSKLKLDEEGSETDSATLMRISGKAAEEGESVSADHPFIFAVTVGKQNDILFMGQVNKLPPT; this comes from the coding sequence ATGACCTCTGGAATCGCAGTGTTCGCCTGTTGGACGTTGCTCGCGCAAGCGTCCAGTGCGGGTGATGTGACAGCGTCCACAAACCTGGCCCTGAGACTCTTCCCGACTCTTTCGGCTGACACTTCGGACAACATGCTCTTCTCGCCCTTCGGCATCTCCGTGCTGTTAACTATCCTTTCGGCCGGCACCAAAGGGGACAGCCTCAAAGAGATCGAAAGCGGTTTCGGCTCCGATGTGGCCACCATTCGACAAGAGCTCCAAGCGTCGTTCAAGGAACTGTGTGAATCTACGCCCTGCCTCAACTCGCCAATGGCACTCGCAAACCTCCTCGTTGTCAAGAAAGGCTTGAAGTCCAAACTTCTACCTCAATTCATGGAGTTCATTAAAAGCGATGGAGCCTTTCGGACCTTAGTTGATGAGCTCGACGAAGGCCTGGTCGCTAGATCGAACGACTGGGTTCGATCGCAGACCAATGGGAAAATAAGCAAAGTTCTCGACAGCAATGCGGCGGAAGAGGACGCAAAGATGTTGCTTCTAAACGCCATCCACTTCAAGGGTGACTGGTGGGAGAGGTTCGAGAAGCGGCTCAGTTACAATGGAACGTTCAAAAACGCCGATGGTACCGACACGGACATGAAGTTCATGTTCAAAAGGAGACACTTCGAGTACGCCTTGGACCCCGCCCTGAAGACACACGTGATCTCGTTGCCTTATAAAGACGTCAACGCGAGATTCATCCTATTGGTTCCACTGAAACGGGCCGGCGTCAAGACGCTAAGCACTCTCTTAACTGCTTCGGAATGGGCGCGCGTCATGGGGACACTGAGAAATACTAGCGTAGCCCTGTCGATGCCTAAGTTCGTTGTGTCCAAGCAGTACAATCTGATCAAGCCTTTGGAGCAGCTCGGCGTCAAGAAGATATTCAGCGAAGAAGCCGATCTCTCCGGCATGCTGGGCACCAAAGACCTTTTTGTATCTGCGATGGAACAAGTTTCGAAGCTGAAACTGGACGAAGAAGGTAGTGAGACAGACAGCGCCACGCTGATGAGGATCTCTGGGAAGGCGGCCGAAGAGGGCGAGTCTGTCAGTGCTGACCATCCGTTCATATTTGCTGTCACAGTGGGGAAACAAAACGACATCCTCTTCATGGGACAAGTCAACAAACTACCTCCGACGTGA